The genome window TCTCTAATATTTAAAATATTTAAAGCATATATTTGAGTATTAATACGAAAGGTGATAGTACTAAAAAGAGTATTAATATTTGTATTTTCTGTAAAATCTACTGTTAAATTTTCTATTGACATAGATACCTCTATTTATATTCTTTGAAAGAATATTGGATAATTTTTGGTAAATCAAGAATAAATCCAATTTCTCCATTACCTACAATAGTTGCAGCAGAAATACCTGGACTAGAAATCAATCGTTGATCTAATGGTTTCACAACAATGTCCTGTTCTTTTAAAATTTCTGGTACAATGATACCAACTTGTCTAGTTCCAAATCGTACAATAATGCAAAAATTATGTTCTAATTCTTCAATATTTTGATTGGGATTAGTATTGGTAAATGTATCTGTTTTGTTTTTTTTAAAAGAATCTATATTATAAAGAACTTTCGGTAAAGAGACTAAAGGGATCAATGTTTCTCTAAATTTAATAGCATAGTAATGATCTAATTTATGTAATATAGATTTATTTAAAATAACAGTTTCTTCAACAGATGTAATAGGAATAATATAATGAATATTTTCAATCATTATTACTAAACCTTGAATAATTGCCAGTGTTAAAGGTAATTGAATTCTAATAGTAGAGCCAACACCTATTGTTGAAGAGACAGATACAGAACCACCAAGCTCTTGGATATTTCTATTTACGACGTCCATACCAACACCACGGCCAGATAAATTAGAAACTTCTTCAGCTGTAGAAAATCCAGGAAGAAAAATAAGAGAAAGCTTTTCTTTGTCACTCATAGTAGTTATTTGTGATAGAGTAACAAATCCTTTAGCAATAGCTTTTTCTGCAACTTTTTGGGCATCGATACCTTTACCATCATCAATAATTTTAATGAAAAGTGCATCTCCTTCTTGATAAGCTTTTAATTGAATGATACCAGTTTCATTTTTGCCTAATGCAAGTCTTTCTTGAGGTGTTTCGATTCCATGATCTAGAGAATTTCTAATCATATGCATAAGAGGATCGTATAAATCTTCTATCATCCCCTTATCAATTTCAGTTTCTCCACCTTCTATTATTAATTCTACTTTTTTATTAACATTTTTTGCAATATCTCTCGCTAATCGAGTAAAACGCGAAAAAACTGTTTGAACAGGAATCATGCGTAAATTCATCATTCGAGTTTGTAGTGTTGATGAAATACGAGATAATTGTTGAATATATTCTATGTAGTGATTTACACTTGTATCAATTAAAGCAAAATCACTTCTGAATTGATTGTTTCTAATTTTGTTTGTTTCAGGATCATCATGGAGAGGTAATAAAGTGGTTGATGACAAAAATGTACGAAGATTTAATTTGGTATTGTAAATAGATTTCTCTAAATCTGAACTAAATTGATTTAATCCAGAGCGGATAATAACTAATTCTCCTAGTAAGTTTAATAATTCATCAATACGAGAACTTTCTACTTTAAGAGTAGGACTGCGTTTTTCTTCTATTTTATTTGAAACTAGCTCATGTTCTAGATTACTTTTTTTTGTGAGTATTTCTTCAGAAGAAGAAATTATTTGGGAAGAATCCGGAGTTTTTATATTAATAGCCTGTGTTACTACAGTAACAGTTTCTTCTGAAAAAATACCATTCATACTTTGTTCTATTTCTAAAAAAAAATGAGGAGAGAGTGCTGTCACAGTAACTTTAGTGGTGACATCTGAAAGAGATAATTTTTTTTGAATATAAGCAGGATCATCATCTGATGCAATGACAATATTCAAAAATGGCATGTATTCTTCATCTAAAGATTCTGGAGAAGGATTCATAATAATAGGTTCTGATATATTATTAACAATATTTAAAACTTCAAATGGAGCAACTTCTTTTAATTCATATTCTTCATTAAAACGAATTTCAATAAATAATAATGCTTCTTTTTCTTTTAGTGATTCTTGAATACTGAAGAAGGTTTCATTATTAAGTCCGAAACGAGCAGCAATAGGCAAACTATCTATATTAAAAGAAAAATTATTATCCTCTTGTATTGTTGAATTTGAAGTTTGAGGGTTATTTGATACTGTATTTTTAATAAGTTCTAAAGATTTGATTAGTGCATTTGCTTTGTCAATAGAAGGTATTTCTTCTTTTTCATGAGCCATTAGTAAAGTAAATAATTCATCTTTCACTTCAAGTAATAATGTAATATCGTCATTAGTGAACAAATATTTATTAGTTCGAACAAGATCTAATACATCTTCCATAATATGTGTGAGTCTTGTTACATCATTAAAACCAACAGCTCCAGCACCACCTTTGATAGTATGAGCTACACGAAATACAGTATCGATTCCATTTTTATTTGTGAGATCTTTTTCTAAATTTAATAAGCTTTCTTCAAGATTTTCTAACAAAGAAAATGCTTCATCTAAAAAGTCGTTAATCAATTCTTTCCAATTATCCATTTGACCCTCCAGAATGTACACCATAATGAATCAAAGCTTGCAGAATACCTTTTCCTAGATCTTCTTGAGATAATATTAAATCTACAGCATTTTGATTAACAGTAGATCCGGGCATTCCCCATACAGCGCTGCTAGTTTTATCTTGAGCAAATATTAAAGAACCTTTAGAATGAAGTTTCTTCATTCCTAAAGCACCATCACTACCCATTCCACTTAAAATAGCACCTATTACATGGCCATGAAAAGAATGTAATAAATGTTCAATTGCTAAATTGATAGAAGGTTTGAAAGGATGAGATTCATAATTATTTCTATCTGTATAATACACATATAAATTACCAAACGAATTTAAACGTCCGTGTAAACCACCTGGAAATATATAAGCGTGACCTTTATCTAATGATATGTTATGCCTTAATTCGTGAACAGGAATCAGAGATACAGAATTTAGTTCAAGAGCGAAAGATTTTGTAAATTTTTCTGGCATATGTTGAATGATAACAATAGGGATAGAAATAGAATTATCTATATGCTTTAGAATACTTCTAATAACTTGAGGACCTCCTGTAGAAGCCCCCAAAATAAGTAATTTAGGTTTAATATCTTTTTTTGTTAAAATACTATTAAGGTTAGATAATCCTGTAGGAGTATTTACTTGAGTTGTAGATGATGATAAATTAGAAATTTTTTGTGGAGTACTAGAAATATGATTGGATATAGGTGTTGAAGATAAGGAATTTGTTAACAATCGCCTATTCTTTTTTGCAGCTATTCCTGATATAATCTTAGGAATAATAATTTTTTTTACATTAGGTATTATTGTTTCAGCGGAACCTTCTGTTTTTAATACAAAATCACAAAATCCAAAATCAATAGCTTTTTTGAAAATAGGATTGTCATAACGAACAAGGGTACTATGAATAATCACAAATGGTTTATCTTCAAAAGATAATTGTTCTTCTATATTTTGAAGCACATAAAGTCCATCACCATTGTTCATTTCAAGATCAAGTATTACTACATCAGGTTTTGTTGATAAAATTTGTTGAAAACCTATCTCTCCATTGTGTGCCATTCCTACAACAGTTAATTCAGAAATATTATCAATAGTTTTAGACAGGTAATTTCGTACAAGAAGAGAATCGTCAATAATTAATATTTTGCCTAAAGACATAAATACCTTCTAAACTTATTTTTTGTTGGTATAATATATAACTTTTTGAAGCAGTATAGGGGTTAATAATACATTTAATCCAAATATACTTTCAGAAGGACTAATAAAAAAATATCTATTAGCTTTCAATCCTGTTATTAGTTTATTTAGTACATATTCTTGAGTAGTCTCATTAAAATAAATAAGTACATTTCTACAAAATATAATATCTATTAAAGAATTCGTGTGGTTATCTATAAGATTATGTCGTTTAAATACAATATTTTGTTTTAATAATGTTGGTATTTCAATAGTGTTCTCATTAGTATGAAGATAAGAACGATATTCTTGAGGAATATGCTGTAATCCTTCAATAGGATAATGACCTTTTTCTGCTGTAGTTAAAGATGTCTGATCAATATCTGTAGCTAAAATAGAAAAAGTCCAATCATGTAAAAAATGCATGTCAAAATAATATTGAAAATATAGAGCTAAGGTATAGGGCTCTTCTCCACTGGAACAAGCACAACTCCAAATAGAAATATGCTTAGTAAGATCATTTGCTTTTAATAATTCTGGAATAATAGTAGATCCTAATATTTGAAATTGCTCGATATTTCGAAAGAAATGGGTATGATTTGTAGTAACAAATCCTATAAACTCAAATAATTTTTCAGTATTCATTAGTAAGTCGGAGTATAATTCATCTACTGTTATATTTTTAATTTTAATAATATTTTGAATACGCTGATCTAACACTTTAAGATGGCTTGCAGGAAAAATAATACCACTAGCGGTGTGTATTAATTCTGCTATTTTTTGCAATAGTAAGCTTGGTGTTTTAAAAATACTTTGGGTCATCGTTGTCCTCAAAAAATTTATATAACTTTTAATTTTCTAAAATATTATCAATTTGTTCTGACAGATCGTATTCTAAAAGATCGGCGATTAATACAAAATCTTTATTTTCAAAAGCATGTAACATTTGTAAAGAAAGATCTTTCATTGCTAAAGAATGTTGTTCAATATGATGATCTGAAGAATTAGTTGCAGCAAATCTAGTGAAAACTTCAATAACATCAATTATTTTACAAAGATTTTGAATTGCTTTTACATCATTTCCTGTTTGAAAATGAGTGGCAATATCAGGAAGTTGATCTTGTATTTCTGTTAATAATGCGTAAGTACTTTCTTTAGAGTAACTTTTTTCATTTGATATTTTATGTTGTAATGTATCAAATATATTCACGATTTTTTCTAGTTGTTCACCAATCTCTTTAGTTTCATCGAGAGGAACAACATCTTCATCTAACCTAGTAATAACTTGTTTAACAATTGCTTTTAGAATAGGAATATCTGTAGGAGGAAAAGAAAGAGAGTTTTGAAGAGCCTCTAAACTTTCTATAATCCATGCAAAACTGTTAATGAGTTCATTTTTTTTAGCTAATGATCCATTTTTTAATTCTTGTGCTCCTAAAATAACAAATTGCTTACCATCTTCTAACAAAGAAATACTGAGTTCTAGTTTTGTAGTTACTACTAATTCAACTTTGTTCACTTTATCTACAGAAGTTGCTAACATTTGAGGATCATCAATAGAATAATATTTGTTATCAATAGTCATAGAGGTAATAATAAGATTTTCTTCTAATTCTTTTAATATAGCATTTAATAAGTGTTGTATTGTATCAGATTTTTGAGGACTAACTCCTATGGGAGTTTCATTGATAAATAATTCCATAATATATTTCTCTCTAAATATTTTTTATATTATAAGTTTAATTGTTGTATAAAAGTAGACTTTAAAATATCGTGCCTTTCTTCTACTTCAGTAACACAATGAATACAAGCCACTTCACCATGGGTAGAAAAATAAAATTTTATTTTTGGTTCTGTTCCAGAAGGGCGAGCAATGATTCTGGTCTTTTCATCATAAGATAAAACTAAAACATTAGATGCAGGTAATTTTGTATTATTATTATTTAAATAGTCAGTACTTTTTAGTAATCCAAATTCAGATATATTTTGAGGAGGATTGGTTCTTAGTTGATCCATGATAGCGTTGATTTTTTCGACACCATCTTTACCTGGAATAGTAATAGAATATTGAGATTCTTTATAGTGGCCATATTTGATATCAATTTCTAATAATAATTGATCTAAAAATTTACCCTGTTTTTTGTAATAAGCGACTAATTCTGCTACAATAGCTGTTGCTGAAATACCATCTTTATCTCTAATTTTATCAGAAATATTGTAACCATGGCTTTCTTCCAAACCTAATAAGAATTTTTTACCAGATTGTAGTTGTTTTTCCATTTCTAAAGCTATCCATTTGAATCCTGTCAATGTTTCTGTATAAAACAGTTTGTGTTCTTCTGCTATTTTGCTAATG of Spirochaetota bacterium contains these proteins:
- a CDS encoding chemotaxis protein CheA: MDNWKELINDFLDEAFSLLENLEESLLNLEKDLTNKNGIDTVFRVAHTIKGGAGAVGFNDVTRLTHIMEDVLDLVRTNKYLFTNDDITLLLEVKDELFTLLMAHEKEEIPSIDKANALIKSLELIKNTVSNNPQTSNSTIQEDNNFSFNIDSLPIAARFGLNNETFFSIQESLKEKEALLFIEIRFNEEYELKEVAPFEVLNIVNNISEPIIMNPSPESLDEEYMPFLNIVIASDDDPAYIQKKLSLSDVTTKVTVTALSPHFFLEIEQSMNGIFSEETVTVVTQAINIKTPDSSQIISSSEEILTKKSNLEHELVSNKIEEKRSPTLKVESSRIDELLNLLGELVIIRSGLNQFSSDLEKSIYNTKLNLRTFLSSTTLLPLHDDPETNKIRNNQFRSDFALIDTSVNHYIEYIQQLSRISSTLQTRMMNLRMIPVQTVFSRFTRLARDIAKNVNKKVELIIEGGETEIDKGMIEDLYDPLMHMIRNSLDHGIETPQERLALGKNETGIIQLKAYQEGDALFIKIIDDGKGIDAQKVAEKAIAKGFVTLSQITTMSDKEKLSLIFLPGFSTAEEVSNLSGRGVGMDVVNRNIQELGGSVSVSSTIGVGSTIRIQLPLTLAIIQGLVIMIENIHYIIPITSVEETVILNKSILHKLDHYYAIKFRETLIPLVSLPKVLYNIDSFKKNKTDTFTNTNPNQNIEELEHNFCIIVRFGTRQVGIIVPEILKEQDIVVKPLDQRLISSPGISAATIVGNGEIGFILDLPKIIQYSFKEYK
- a CDS encoding response regulator; protein product: MSLGKILIIDDSLLVRNYLSKTIDNISELTVVGMAHNGEIGFQQILSTKPDVVILDLEMNNGDGLYVLQNIEEQLSFEDKPFVIIHSTLVRYDNPIFKKAIDFGFCDFVLKTEGSAETIIPNVKKIIIPKIISGIAAKKNRRLLTNSLSSTPISNHISSTPQKISNLSSSTTQVNTPTGLSNLNSILTKKDIKPKLLILGASTGGPQVIRSILKHIDNSISIPIVIIQHMPEKFTKSFALELNSVSLIPVHELRHNISLDKGHAYIFPGGLHGRLNSFGNLYVYYTDRNNYESHPFKPSINLAIEHLLHSFHGHVIGAILSGMGSDGALGMKKLHSKGSLIFAQDKTSSAVWGMPGSTVNQNAVDLILSQEDLGKGILQALIHYGVHSGGSNG
- a CDS encoding protein-glutamate O-methyltransferase CheR; its protein translation is MTQSIFKTPSLLLQKIAELIHTASGIIFPASHLKVLDQRIQNIIKIKNITVDELYSDLLMNTEKLFEFIGFVTTNHTHFFRNIEQFQILGSTIIPELLKANDLTKHISIWSCACSSGEEPYTLALYFQYYFDMHFLHDWTFSILATDIDQTSLTTAEKGHYPIEGLQHIPQEYRSYLHTNENTIEIPTLLKQNIVFKRHNLIDNHTNSLIDIIFCRNVLIYFNETTQEYVLNKLITGLKANRYFFISPSESIFGLNVLLTPILLQKVIYYTNKK